The DNA sequence TCTAGGTGGCCTACCGCTATTCCACCAGGCATCGTAGAAGCTTCGGTCGGCAAAGTAGGTCAACTCAGCCAGGATATTCAGGATAGTCTCCCAAATGAGGTACCAAGCAAGCTATTACAGTTAGTCTCTTGCCTTCATCTGATATACATTTGCAACTAACCAGATACTCCATCATAAATGGGAATACCAGCTCGCTGAGGAGCCAGGGAAACTGCTGAAACCTTTCCCAGAGGGGCACGCCgttctccttcatctctaCTGTCTTCATCACGACAGGGTCTGTATTTTTATCAGTACATATTATATCAAGCCACTAGCAAACAAGACTTACACATGGAATGCTGAGAGACCTGGATCATGACAAAGAGAACGCCAATCATCGCTGCAAACTTCTCAAACACATAGGTCCAGCTAATGGAGTCTGACCGCGGATACTCGAGCTCGTACACTAATGTCGGAAGCGGGATCCATTTGTAATGATCGATAAAGGAGAGGTTGTGTGGGTATGCTTTATCGGCGGTGCTGGCGgtgcccttgagctcgtcggACAGGGCATCAATCTCCCATTTCATGATGCGCTCAAACAGGACAATTTGTTCATCATCCAGGGGCTCGCCTGATGCGATAGCCCGTGATATCTTGTCAATGTCACTTTCCTCTGTGTTTTGGTGTCCCGAGATGGACTTTCGGCGTTGTTCggcagatggaggagcaTTGAGATGTTGTGTTGAAATGGCGGATGCAGGGGGCTCAGTCTGGGAAGGAGTTGTCGCTGGGTGTACAAGGTCGAGCTGCTTAAGCTTCTTCGAAAGGGCCATACGACTCTTGTAAACTGTAGATAGATGGCCGTTATAGAAAGCGTAGGAGTGCTGCTTCATCAACATGACAATGCCGTGcaggacgaagaagacggtaTGAGTCCATGGCCAATCACGCCACAGTGTCAACCCAACCACACCTGCGATGAAGAGAGTTTGCCATATCTGAGAGACTCAGTAACGATGCTTTGGTATCTTATATGCCAGCACTTACGTGTTGAATGACCCATCCAGCTCCGTCCCAGTTCAAGTAGTTGGCAAACACGCATCGTTGAATGAGCCAAGTCACTGCTGTGAGTGCACACATGATGCCATCAGAAATGAGAAGCAGGATCACTGATATGAAAGTTAGCAAAGGTGTATAAAAAAGCAGTGGTTTCTGACCATCTCGGTGGAACATGGTCTCCACGATGTCACTGGTTCCCAAAATGTTTCCATAGACCTGCCAGTTTTCTACCGAGATCTTCAAGACGTAGAGTGTGACAGCAAGCCAGAAAAGCGTGTAAAAGCCATGGAATGGGCTGTTGACTGAGGATGGATTTTGACGGTCAAACGCCGAAAACTGGCGAGTAAAGACGAGATCGGCAAACTTGCGCGGGCGACGCTTTGGACTGGCATCTTGGGTCCATTGAGAACTCGCCTTCAACAACTGCTGCAGGCTCTTATCGTCATCCGGGACGATATGAATGCCAGAATCACGGCGAGAGAATCGCAAACTCGCATCTTTATTGATGTCTTTGAACTCAACGGCTGAGAAACTTGGTGTTTCTGCTCgttgccgaccgcgacggGTGTAACGTTGTCGGACAACGTGAGGCTCTGCCAGGGTTGGTCGAATATTCTCCTCGTAATCTTCTTCACTTGGGGTTTCTGAACCAGGCCCTGTACTGGGCCCATCAATGGTCATTCCAGCAGCCCGCAGCGCATCCCCAAGCGACCTCGGCGGTGGTCGTTGAATGGTCGGCGACGGTGTTCTGGGGCTTTTGCCGGCAGCTCCGGCTCCCCGGCCGGAGAGCGGGGCATCCCCGGGAGTGAGAGGGGAGGCCATGTCTCTTGGATAGAAACGTGCCGTAGGGGAAATTGTAATCCTTGTGATAAGTAGAACAAGAGGCAAAAATAAAGACAATGTGACTCGAAAGAAGTTCTTCTATGATGAAGCAACGGAGGCGAGGTATATTGTCAGAGTGAGAATCGGATGTTATGATGATATAAATCCCAGCAAGGAGAAATGGAAGTGATGCGAGGGGCAATGAGGCTCCTGAAATAACTACCGAAGATGGCCGGCTTCTGAATCTCTCCGGATGCAACGGCTGGCGATCAAGCATGTGGTCGGTCTTAGGCTTTGACGCGGGCACCGGTAACCTGGTTGAGAACCCTGGTCTCGTGCATTTCCAATCCGAGGATGCCGTATGAGAATAGCATTGATATGCTTACTTTCTACCTCTTTCAGGCATATCACCCAATGTTATGTGACTAACCTCGACACCACGTCATTTTGCTTGAAGTATTGGATCCTCACCTTGCCTGGATCAGGCTTGCAGATGGCCGGGACGCTCGGAGGGCGAGTGATGGATCCCGGCGGTACGAAGCGCGCGGGCGCCGAGCGATAATAGCCACTGCCTCGGTCTTCTTTGTAGAGATTCCAAAGGCGAGGCTGCTTCACCTCACATGCAATTGCACTGAATTCACTGCACCTCATCAATTCACCTGCTGACCAACCCTTGGTGTAAGGTGACGCGACATGACGAAGGAAGGACCCTGTTCAGATTCCCGATTCGCCGTGTATTGAGGAACCTATGACCTCATACCAAGATACAGCGTGTCCCGTCAAATCTCTATCAGATTCCATTCCATTAGCATCTAGATAGCCGTCGGAGTCCGGACTTCATATCGGGTCCGCGGTCGCCCGGCGACATCAACTCCGCATTCCGGCGTTTAAGATCGGGGCGACCTCCGAGATAGATAGGCATTGGGTTTATGTGCCACTGGCCTCCATATGTGTCAGGCACCTCACAATGTCATCAGCTCGATATATCCCTTGTCTCCCATTTTCGCCGTTTTCGCTCAAGGAGTTGGAGGCTGCACAAGGCTGAAGAGTACCGTAGCACGGACGGTCGGTTGTCCTGACCAGGGCAGTGAGCCACAGGAGCTAAGAAGCACCTAACCACCTCTGCGCCCGCTCATAGCTATATCGGGAAGTCAACGAGAGTCTGGCAATAAGGCTTTGCCATCATTCTTTCCCGTGTCCAGATTCTCTCCTTTCTCTTTGTAAGTAGGTAGTTGTCGCGTTTAACCTTTTTTTACAGAGTGGCTTCCCTTCCAGCCTCACGGACTGTCCGAGTGTTGGTCAAGGCAAAAACGTATTACGTCAGCATCCGGCTTGCGGATCAAAACTTTCCCTGCCTTACCAACACCTCGTGACCACACGTTCAACTTTGatacaacatcaccaacaaacaCACTCTCCATCAATCATCTCCTCCCCAAGGCTTTTCGGAACTGCTTCATCGGTTCCCTTTCCCCAGTCGCTCAGTAGCGTCATCTTAacaccttcatcatgtctcgCGGTGGCACCACTCTCTACGTGACCGGCTTTAGCCACGGCACCCGCGCTCGCGACCTCGCCTACGAGTTCGAACGGTATGTCAACCTCGTCCACGCCCACGCTCACGCCCTCGTCCACGCCCACGTCCTCTCGTTTTCGCGCGAACCCACGTCCGCATCCACGTCCTAGGCTAGAGAGCTTGTAAAGCTATCTCTGCCTAGGAAATGATGCCTCGCCgtccatcgtcgtcctcgcgcccgccctcgccctctcgTTTCCGCACGCGCCCACGTCCCCAGCCTTGCATCCTCCCCCATCTTGTCACGTTCCGTCGATGCGTCCGCTCGTCCACTGCGCAGTCGCTTTTCGTTCGAGTCGACGCCGAGTCTTTCAAACATCGGCGCGAGAATACACATGGCATTCCATGTTCAAAAGGGGGCCCCAAGGCGTTATGTTGGATTACGTTGTGCTTCTGGCATATACTGACATACTTATTTGCAGCTATGGTCGCCTTGTGCGTTGCGACATTCCAGCTCCTAGGTCGACGTCTAGCCGTCTGTGGGTGTTCTCGCTCCCTTTGCTCTCTGCACCACTAACTGTATCTGCTATTAGCTTCGCATTTGTCGAGTATGAGGATCGTCgcgatgctgatgatgctTACCACGAGATGCACAACAAGCGCATTGGCCGTGACGACATCCTGAAGATCGAGGTGTGTTTTCTCGGAACACTTTGCAGCCTTCCCGCTCCTGGACAACTTGGCTGACATCTACATAGTGGGCCCGCACTCCTCCTTCCGCATCCTGGCGTTTCGAGTCCGGTCGCGACCGGGACcgtcgtggtggtggccgcTCTCCCCGACGGGGACGTTCGCCCTCCCCTCGTCGCAGCACCCGCGAATACTCGCCTCGCAAAGACGAGCGACGTGACCGAGACCGCGACTACGACCGAGACAGCCGCCGCGATCGGGACCGCTCTCGCAGCCCCGACCACCGGTAAGCCTACACTTGGCTACTGCATCCATTTATGTTGGAGACTTACTAACACAAGTTCTAGGGACCGTGAGCGTGATTCCAAGGATGAGCGCGATGACCGTGACCGAAGGGAGAACGGTGTTAACGGCGACGAGCGAAAGCGTACGTATCTGTTACATCAAGTAAATACCATGCTGACCCCAGACATAGCCCTGGACAGCCCCCCTCCTGCCCATGACGACCTCGATGTCGCCGAGTAATCTTGTCGCTTGCAACATTGGGAAGGCCCGCCGGGTATTGGCTGGGCTCTTCACGCAAAAGTTTCTGCTTTCTGACTGGGCCTCGGCTACTTCCCTCACTTGACAGGTTCAAGATGTTTTAATATTGATTGAATACCCCGACCGGGTGCATGGTAGCGTACAAGCAGCGACGTCAGCCACAAGGTCGGGTAGGGTAACCTTGTTTTCCAAGACTGGTGGTTTTCGCCACGGCGCGTTTCATTTGGAAGTAGTACTCATTCGTAGGTAGTTTAGACTGTTTATACTGTAACATGTTTCAGCGCAACGGGTCACGAATCTGTATTACTCAACTCCTCGATCGACTCAGCTTTCTTGAAGACAAATCGCCGTGATGACGTTGGATGCGACCTCAGAATATGACTGGTTCCATTGTCGCGCCTTGCTCTCTGTCCAGTCACATTGTAGGCCTGTCATGTTCCCCTTGTCCCTGTGTCTAGCCAAAAACAGTGTGGTTGATGGCTGTGGGCTTGGCGACATCCGGCATCAGGTTGACGCCTCTCCGAGTCGATGGAGTCGGCGGACAGGTACACAGTACCAAGATCGCCTCGGGCTGTCCGTCCACGGGAGTAATACGCTGTCGCCAGAATTCCATTGTGTTTTCAGCTTGGTGGCATGCTGATGCAGGCCGCTGCATGGCTCTAGATCGCCTGCGTTGTGCGCGTGTCAAGTTGCAGTCATTCAACCTCATCTGCTGTCAACCTCGGGTCTCACCCCAGCCCGATCAGCCTCCTTCAGCCAGCCCCAGGATGTATACAGTACAGGATTGGCTACCCTACACGAGCCAAAGTGCCTGATCTGGCTGCGAGGttttcccctccccccacTATTAAGCGTTCCAGGTCCTTTCTTGCTTCCCCCGAGCGGAAACCGGGGGGACCACGCGCGCGCCCCGAAGTCATCCGCATCGCCGGTTCACGCGCCCCATCCGCCTCCTCACTGACGGCACCGAACACCCTCTCCGTCCGACTATATCCCCTCCCGTACCCTCCAGCGAGTCCATTAAAAGGCGACAGCTGCCGTGCAATCTGCGATTCGGCCCGCCCATCACCCGCCCGCACGCCCCGTCGCGTGTCGGTCCCGGCGCAGACGTATCCCGGTCCTCCACCGATGGTTGCCGACAGGCTCTTACCTCTCCTTCCCAGCATGCAATCGTCGTCCTTCGAACCACAGTAACACCTGGGGATATCATCGCTCGATTGGATCTTGCTGAGGAGCAAACCGTCGACACTCGTGGCCCTCACCCGAGCCTTGAGGCTCGCCCAATCTTGCTCGACATTGGAAGCCTACCAGCAACTGCGAACCCCATATTCATCCAACCAAGACGGGAGCCTCGTCTCGACTCAATTGCAACCGAGCCCTAGTATACGACGCCTTAGGGCCAATCGCCGCCATGTCTGCCGTATGTCAATGCCTACCAGTCGACCAGAGCTCTGTCCTCCTGCTTGCCAGGGGTAACTTTTTGCTTCAGCGAAGCCATACTAACTTTGGAACTCTCAGCCAGGGTCAGAAGTGGCCAATTCGGAGCCTGTGGCCTCTGGCCGTCTCCTACAGGTCCGAGATACTCTCTCACGACCAGTCGTTGCCGCGTTCTGCGCAGGCGGTGTCGCCGGTGCCGTTTCCCGAACCGTCGTCTCCCCCCTAGAACGACTCAAGATCCTCATGCAAGTCCAGAGCGTCGGTCGAGATGCGTATAAGCTTTCAGTGGGAAAGGCGCTGGCCAAGATGTGGAGGGAAGAGGGTTGGAGAGGTTTTATGCGCGGCAATGGCACGAACTGCATTCGAATTGTGCCATACTCGGCTGTCCAATTCAGCAGCTACAACTTTTACAAGCGAGTACGTATAATGACAAGGTCCAAGGAGGAGTCGTGGTCAGCTACTGACAACAGCCCAGAACATCTTTGAGCACTATCCAGGCGCTGACCTGTCACCACTTTCGCGCCTCATCTGTGGTGGTGTGGCCGGCATCACCTCGGTCGTCTTCACATATCCCCTCGATATTGTACGAACTCGATTATCGATCCAGTCTGCAAGTTTTGCCGAGCTAGGAGAGAGACCGGATAAATTGCCTGGCATGTGGACGACCTTGGTTTCCATGTACAAGACCGAGGGAGGAATGTCGGCCTTGTATCGGGGTATTATTCCCACTGTTGCTGGTGTCGCACCATATGTGAGTCCTATGTTTCAGCCATTCGATCTCCCAAGCCAACGCTAATTGCTTCAGGTCGGTCTCAACTTTATGGTGTATGAATCAGCTCGAAAATACTTGACGCCGGAAGGAGAGCAGCATCCGAATGCGACCCGGAAGTTGCTGGCCGGTGCTATATCTGGAGCCGTAGCACAAACCTGCACCTATCCCTTGTAAGTTTCGGCAAAGAAGCGATATGAACTATTATTGACTCCGCATGCAGTGATGTCCTGCGCCGTCGGTTCCAGATCAACACCATGTCAGGCATGGGTTACCAATACAAAGGTATCACAGATGCTATCCGAGTCATCGTGATGCAAGAAGGACCGAAAGGTCTTTATAAAGGAATTGCCCCCAACCTTCTCAAGGTGGCCCCCAGTATGGCGTCGAGTTGGCTGAGTTTCGAGATGACACGCGACTTCCTGGTCAACCTCGGCCCCGATGCTGAACCACACTCCCTGTGATTTGTGTGTATAAGTGTGTGAGCATAGTCTGTAAGACAGGGAGTTTTTCCAAATTTGCTTGGGTTTGACGGCCGGTACGGGGGATGAACAAAAAGGAATCAGGAATGGCGCGACCACGGGAGACGCGAGGTAGACGTGTACAGTCATGGGACAGCATTTGGGATGACGGCAGCCCGATTTATATAGTGGGTGCTGTGTTACTAGACGTTACGGAGGTTGATTGCCGCATGAGGATGGATACCAAGGCATTTGACAATAGATGAGAACCGCCACCAATTATTTTGAACATTCAATCGGTCGCGGAGATAAAATGAAGGATTTCGCTATCAATCTTGGTATCTTCACATGTGCTGCTTGTCAATGAGTTTGCATCATGCATGGTCTCCCTAATAGGATGGGGCGAGGGTCGGTGAGCTCGGTGTGAAACCCAGGGGAAGGTGAAGGGATGGAGCTAGCTCCCGCCCTTGGACACGCTAACCTTGATAGGGTGAATGCTCAGAGCGCTGCACGAGTCACGAGACACGCAATAGTGCCCTAACTGCCACACCTGACCGCCCCAAAATTGCTCGCTCTTGCTGTGGGCTAGGCCCCACCAACCCAAAGCCATTGAATTTTTCGAAAGGTGAAGGAAGGGTTGTCTGTCGCATCCAACTCCACGCCCAACATCGCCAAATTTCGCAGCGACAACCGCCGCCATGGGTACGTGAAGCTTTTCAACATCAGCCTCTGTATGCGAGTAGAGAGAGTGCATTCGTGCACTCTCCCTGCGACCAAGGCACCATCTTGTTTGCGAAAGCGCAAGACAGCGTTGCCCGTTTTTGAGCATGCTTGAACCAATTGGctgacgatggcttcacctcACAGGTATCGATCTGAACAGCCACCACGTGAAGGGCACTCACCGCAGTGCCCCCAAGAGCGACAACGTCTACCTCAAGCTCTTGGTGAAGCTCTACCGCTTCCTGGCTCGTACGTCCGCCCTTCCCGCACCATCCCACACAACCGAAGAGCACGCGAGCTAACCACAGAATAAAAATCACCAGGCCGAACTGACGCCTCCTTCAACAAGGTTGTTCTCCGACGTCTCTTTACGTCCAAGATCAACCGCCCTCCCGTTTCCCTGTCCCGAATTgtcgccaacatcaacaaggagGGTGAGAAGCGAaccgtcgtcatcgtcggcacCGTCACCGATGACAACAGACTCCTCGAGTTCCCCAAGGTGTCCGTCGCTGCCCTGCGATTCACCTCCACCGCCCGCGCCCGCATTATTGCTGCCGGtggtgaggccatcaccCTGGATCAGCTTGCTCTCCGTGCCCCCACCGGTGGCAACACCCTGATCCTCCGTGGCCCCAAGAACGCCCGTGAGGCCGTCAAGCACTTCGGCTTTGGCCCCCACAAGCACAAGGTACGAGCTTACGGTGGTTATACATGGGTGACAGTCTCTAACAACCATTACAGAAGCCCAAGATCGAGTCCAAGGGCCGCAAGTTCGAGCGTGCTCGTGGCCGAAGACGTTCGCGCGGTTTCAAGGTCTAAGCGTGAAGTAGGAGAAAATCATTGGCCTTGGGTGGAGTTTGGGCCAGCTTATGAGGCAATTGATGTCGTCTTTCGGCTTGCAACTGGGTCTTACATGGAATTGGCGTGCCTAGGTATCACAAAATTCATCAATGAAATTCTCGCGGATTGCTGCCGCCTTGATCGTACCATTGTCCCAGTGAATGAAGTCTAACAACCGTATGCCATTATCTTACAGCGATACATATATCTTACAAGGGTCATAAATATCCTACTCGTCCATGTGGGAGGGCGGCTCTATCACAACACCTGGTTTCCTCCGTAGTCCAACAAAGTATGATTCCCGACTCTCCTATTGTGATTGTCAACATGGTTCGCGGCTGTTGTAACACTTATGAATTGCACATACCTTTCTCGAAGACTCTGGCTTCTCTCGAAAGACCTTAGCAAACAGAGTCTTCAGTTTCTTCTCGAATTCCTTATCTTCAGGTCCCTGGTAGAACTTGCAGACAAAGTGCCCGCCAGACTTGAGGGTATCGCTGGCAAATTGTAAAGCGGCAGCACACAGATCCTAGAGGCCGAGGGTCAACGATGTATCCTTTATGGTTGTTGTTGGGAAGCTTGAATGTTTCTCACCATGCTGCCGGCGTGATCTCGAAAGGCGTTGCCGCTCGTGTTCATCAACCTATGATAGGGATTACTCAAGCTGTTCACGTAGAAGCCGGAAGTTTGGTCCCAGGGTGCTGACATGTCACTTAGAACAACCTGTATAGGCGGTTAGTAAGGATTGTACAGAGGCCAAGATAACGGCAAGGGAGGTGCCAACAAACATCTACAAGACGTTGACTCGATGTGCCTGACCCTGAGGCTTCTGATGATCCAGATTCAGAGCTTGCGTGCCGTTCCATGTCGATGTAGC is a window from the Fusarium keratoplasticum isolate Fu6.1 chromosome 5, whole genome shotgun sequence genome containing:
- a CDS encoding O-acyltransferase, encoding MASPLTPGDAPLSGRGAGAAGKSPRTPSPTIQRPPPRSLGDALRAAGMTIDGPSTGPGSETPSEEDYEENIRPTLAEPHVVRQRYTRRGRQRAETPSFSAVEFKDINKDASLRFSRRDSGIHIVPDDDKSLQQLLKASSQWTQDASPKRRPRKFADLVFTRQFSAFDRQNPSSVNSPFHGFYTLFWLAVTLYVLKISVENWQVYGNILGTSDIVETMFHRDVILLLISDGIMCALTAVTWLIQRCVFANYLNWDGAGWVIQHIWQTLFIAGVVGLTLWRDWPWTHTVFFVLHGIVMLMKQHSYAFYNGHLSTVYKSRMALSKKLKQLDLVHPATTPSQTEPPASAISTQHLNAPPSAEQRRKSISGHQNTEESDIDKISRAIASGEPLDDEQIVLFERIMKWEIDALSDELKGTASTADKAYPHNLSFIDHYKWIPLPTLVYELEYPRSDSISWTYVFEKFAAMIGVLFVMIQVSQHSMYPVVMKTVEMKENGVPLWERFQQFPWLLSELVFPFMMEYLLAWYLIWETILNILAELTYFADRSFYDAWWNSVSWDQFARDWNRPVHIFLLRHVYHSSISSLKVNKHTATLMTFFLSACVHELVMWCLFKKLRGYLLFLQMCQLPVIGETEPH
- a CDS encoding 60S ribosomal protein L18-B, with product MGIDLNSHHVKGTHRSAPKSDNVYLKLLVKLYRFLARRTDASFNKVVLRRLFTSKINRPPVSLSRIVANINKEGEKRTVVIVGTVTDDNRLLEFPKVSVAALRFTSTARARIIAAGGEAITLDQLALRAPTGGNTLILRGPKNAREAVKHFGFGPHKHKKPKIESKGRKFERARGRRRSRGFKV
- a CDS encoding RRM domain-containing protein; translated protein: MSRGGTTLYVTGFSHGTRARDLAYEFERYGRLVRCDIPAPRSTSSRLFAFVEYEDRRDADDAYHEMHNKRIGRDDILKIEWARTPPSASWRFESGRDRDRRGGGRSPRRGRSPSPRRSTREYSPRKDERRDRDRDYDRDSRRDRDRSRSPDHRDRERDSKDERDDRDRRENGVNGDERKPLDSPPPAHDDLDVAE